One genomic window of Ctenopharyngodon idella isolate HZGC_01 chromosome 18, HZGC01, whole genome shotgun sequence includes the following:
- the LOC127499569 gene encoding GATA zinc finger domain-containing protein 14-like — translation MSFTALLLTELLLVTIVTASHFYGGSMTFNSRRNSNGSYKVELRFKSTYHSCDVYDYWPCISGDCGNDVSTVIGQVDSSPNGNNWCQSEGVITKMVSTNSPFELLVPQNCPRRYNLLAFDPDGDQVRCRFGLGQNNECGICNQPDGFTLDQDNHNNYNYHNNTHDNQNNHDNTDNYNDDTDNNHDNNHDDTNNYHDDTDNNTDNNTDNYHDDTNNYHDDTDNNTNNYHDNTDNYHDDTDNNHDDTNNYHDDTDNNTNNYHDDTDNNHDDTNNYHDDTDNNTNNYHDDTNNNHDNTDNYHDDTDNNTDNYHDDTDNHNNTYGNHDNTRNNHDNTRNNHDNTGNNHNDTGNNHDNTGNNHNDTGNNHDDTGNNHDNNRNNHDHTGNNHDYTGNNHDHTGNNHDNTGNNHDHTGNNHNDTRNNHDDTGNNHDDTGNNHNDTGNNHYHTGNNHNHTGNNHDHTGNNHNDTGNNHDNTGNNHNDTGNNHDDNNTGNNHDDNDTGNNHDNTGNNHDNTRNNHNDTRNNHDHTGNNHDHTGNNHDDTRNNHDNTGNNHNDTGNNHDNTGNNHNDTRNNHDHTGNNHDHTRNNHDNTGNNHNDTGNNHNDTGNNHDHTRNNHDNTGNNHNDTGNNHDDTGDNHDDTGDNHYYNHISHYYKNNKYICNNNPCTKNNHFTTEQNTSSVFSTS, via the exons ATGTCTTTCACCGCTCTGCTCTTGACCGAGCTTCTGCTGGTCACCATAGTAACAGCCTCACACTTCTATGGAGGCTCAATGACTTTCAACTCAAGAAGGAACTCTAATGGATCGTACAAG GTGGAACTTCGCTTCAAGTCGACCTACCATTCATGTGACGTATATGATTACTGGCCATGCATTTCTGGAGATTGTGGAAATGATGTCAGTACTGTGATTGGTCAGGTAGATTCGAGTCCCAATGGCAATAACTGGTGTCAGTCTGAAGGTGTCATAACAAAGATGGTTTCCACCAACAGCCCTTTCGAGCTTCT AGTTCCTCAGAACTGTCCCAGGAGGTACAATCTCTTAGCATTTGATCCTGATGGTGACCAGGTCAGATGCAGATTTGGACTTGGACAAAACAATGAGTGTGGAATCTGCAACCAACCTGATGGTTTTACATTGGATcag GACAACCATAACAACTACAACTACCACAACAACACGCACGACAACCAGAACAACCACGACAACACCGACAACTACAACGACGACACCGACAACAACCACGACAACAACCACGACGACACCAACAACTACCACGACGACACCGACAACAACACCGACAACAACACCGACAACTACCACGACGACACCAACAACTACCACGACGACACCGACAACAACACCAACAACTACCACGACAACACCGACAACTACCACGACGACACCGACAACAACCACGACGACACCAACAACTACCACGACGACACCGACAACAACACCAACAACTACCACGACGACACCGACAACAACCACGACGACACCAACAACTACCACGACGACACCGACAACAACACCAACAACTACCACGACGACACCAACAACAACCACGACAACACCGACAACTACCACGACGACACCGACAACAACACCGACAACTACCACGACGACACCGACAACCACAACAACACCTACGGCAACCACGACAACACCAGAAACAACCACGACAACACCAGAAACAACCACGACAACACCGGAAACAACCACAACGACACTGGAAACAACCACGACAACACTGGAAACAACCACAACGACACTGGAAACAACCACGACGACACCGGAAACAACCACGACAACAACAGAAACAACCACGACCACACCGGAAACAACCACGACTACACTGGAAACAACCACGACCACACCGGAAACAACCACGACAACACTGGAAACAACCACGACCACACCGGAAACAACCACAACGACACCAGAAACAACCACGACGACACCGGAAACAACCACGACGACACCGGAAACAACCACAACGACACCGGAAACAACCACTACCACACCGGAAACAACCACAACCACACCGGAAACAACCACGACCACACTGGAAACAACCACAATGACACTGGAAACAACCACGACAACACTGGAAACAACCACAACGACACCGGAAACAACCACGACGACAACAACACTGGAAACAACCACGATGACAACGACACCGGAAACAACCACGACAACACCGGAAACAACCACGACAACACCAGAAACAACCACAATGACACCAGAAACAACCACGACCACACCGGAAACAACCACGACCACACCGGAAACAACCACGACGACACCAGAAACAACCACGACAACACCGGAAACAACCACAACGACACCGGAAACAACCACGACAACACCGGAAACAACCACAACGACACCAGAAACAACCACGACCACACCGGAAACAACCACGACCACACCAGAAACAACCACGACAACACCGGAAACAACCACAACGACACCGGAAACAACCACAACGACACCGGAAACAACCACGACCACACCAGAAACAACCACGACAACACCGGAAACAACCACAACGACACCGGAAACAACCACGACGACACCGGAGACAACCACGACGACACCGGAGACAACCACTACTACAACCACATTAGCCACTactacaaaaacaacaaatacatCTGCAATAACAACCCCTGCACCAAAAACAACCACTTTACCACTGAGCAAAATACCTCTTCAGTTTTCTCTACAAG TTGA
- the LOC127499483 gene encoding uncharacterized protein LOC127499483 yields the protein MMSSALLLNLLLLVSIASAGHHYGGSVTFSPKGANADGSMRVEFRIKQTYDWCDYGWWYCTSGNCGNEYTNGQGQIDSSSNGRSAYTNSWCQTETIVTRNIYGNTPFDLQDSSCCWVPTVNGLNSWFLRTHVDLGIRDDTNQPNRSPVTTILQLLRVPQNCPRTYHLLAYDPDGDQVRCRYGNQQQVECATCNQPSGFNVNQDACTLDYSYTYNTGVYGFELILEDFPRKHTTLAYTDGSSSYRCSLNGRYKRSIGSTAYPWYYQQSTTNVPWWQQSTSSASPWWWWQQQQLTTNQPTTTPWWWQQQSSTTTASPWWWWWQQQQTTTDPPTTTPSWWQQQSSTTTASPWWWWWQQQQTTTDPPTTTPSWWQQQSSTTTASPWWWWWQQQQTTTDPPTTTPSWWQQQSSTTTASPWWWWWQQQQTTPAPPTTMPSWWWWHQQQSTSTPPITSQWWWWLQTTTTTTTTSSPQQYTTTIGSHQRSYEPFSKIPLQFSLLVDSAAPSCTEGHYIPHFVSPTPRNREEIQASPLHELEIRVKAAAAYSTVSDVIISGPLNITKHALSTGEYAIRWTPTRNDLGDHFPVCFIAESMSGSSIYQSEMRCVIVTVGHQTVDANVICTGTNIVIEIEQLHSVGLHKDYLRLNDPACTLDSNGTHVLANFSLNACGTLIEEDDQYIIFKNEIFSTDDPNSIITRKHEVEIEFSCRFEKKNNVSLEFTARRHTTTITERGFGTLTYSFGLFRTANYYKEIDVIAYPAEYELGEMIYMQIESQSSINNTELFVESCVATPFNDPNYQTSYTIIQDGCILDETVEFYTSHQPMVRFGLQAFQFIGKHEQVFISCSVILCEANNPNTRCSQGCVNSTVTPPSHHHRKREAPIQTGSHLVSQGPLRLKRSVEGEVSSSVLNLNIVFIAGCLLAAVGMVCGVLIYKIRRPEVKYQPLQTNDI from the exons ATGATGTCCTCAGCACTACTGTTGAATCTTCTGCTTCTGGTGTCCATTGCTTCAGCAGGACACCATTATGGAGGCTCAGTGACCTTCAGCCCTAAAGGAGCCAATGCAGATGGgagcatgagg GTTGAGTTTCGAATCAAGCAAACCTACGACTGGTGTGATTATGGTTGGTGGTACTGCACCTCCGGTAATTGTGGCAATGAATACACAAATGGACAAGGTCAAATCGATAGCAGCTCTAATGGCCGAAGTGCTTATACCAACAGCTGGTGCCAAACGGAAACTATTGTCACAAGAAACATCTATGGAAACACACCCTTTGACCTTCA GGACTCCTCATGCTGCTGGGTGCCCACTGTGAATGGTCTTAATTCTTGGTTTCTCCGAACACACGTAGATCTAGGCATAAGGGATGATACTAATCAACCCAACCGATCACCTGTCACAACTATTTTACAACTTCTACG TGTTCCCCAAAACTGTCCTCGTACATACCACCTGCTGGCCTACGACCCAGATGGCGACCAGGTCAGATGCAGATATGGAAATCAGCAACAAGTTGAATGTGCCACATGTAACCAGCCAAGTGGTTTCAACGTAAATCAA GATGCCTGTACACTAGACTACAGCTATACCTACAACACAGGCGTCTACGGATTTGAGCTGATTCTGGAGGACTTCCCAAGGAAACACACCACTCTGGCCTATACTGATGGCTCCAGCTCTTACAGATGCTCTCTGAACGGAAGATACAAAAGATCAATAGGCTCAACAGCATACCCATGGTATTACCAACAAAGTACCACAAATGTACCATGGTGGCAACAAAGTACAAGTTCTGCTTCACCATGGTGGTGGTGGCAACAGCAACAATTAACCACCAATCAACCTACAACTACaccatggtggtggcagcaacAATCTTCTACTACTACCGCTTCAccatggtggtggtggtggcaACAGCAACAAACGACCACCGATCCACCTACAACTACGCCATCGTGGTGGCAGCAACAATCTTCTACCACTACCGCTTCAccatggtggtggtggtggcaACAGCAACAAACGACCACCGATCCACCTACAACTACGCCATCGTGGTGGCAGCAACAATCTTCTACTACTACCGCTTCAccatggtggtggtggtggcaACAGCAACAAACGACCACCGATCCACCTACAACTACGCCATCGTGGTGGCAGCAACAATCTTCTACTACTACCGCTTCAccatggtggtggtggtggcaACAGCAACAAACGACCCCCGCTCCACCTACAACTATGCCATCGTGGTGGTGGTGGCACCAGCAACAATCAACCTCAACTCCACCGATAACATCCCAGTGGTGGTGGTGGCTGCAGACCACAAccacaaccacaacaacaaGCTCACCACAACAGTACACGACTACCATAGGTTCACATCAGCGTTCTTATGAACCTTTCAGCAAGATCCCTCTGCAATTCAGTCTTCTCG TTGATTCAGCCGCTCCTTCCTGCACTGAGGGACATTACATACCTCACTTTGTGTCGCCAACTCCACGCAACAGAGAAGAAATCCAAGCTTCGCCACTCCATGAACTGGAAATTCGGGTTAAGGCTGCAGCAGCTTATTCAAC GGTTTCTGATGTTATTATCAGTGGTCCTCTGAATATAACAAAGCATGCTTTGAGTACTGGAGAGTACGCCATCAGATGGACACCAACGAGGAACGACCTCGGGGATCATTTCCCTGTGTGTTTCATTGCTGAGAGCATGAGCGG aagCAGCATTTATCAGTCTGAAATGAGATGTGTCATTGTCACCGTTGGACACCAGACTG TGGATGCAAATGTGATTTGCACTGGGACCAACATAGTCATTGAAATTGAGCAGCTGCACTCTGTCGGGCTCCACAAAGACTATCTGCGACTCAACGATCCTGCCTGCACTTTGGACTCAAATGGCACTCATGTGTTGGCAAACTTTTCCCTCAATGCTTGTGGTACCTTGATTGAG GAGGATGATCAGTACATCATTTTCAAGAATGAAATTTTCTCAACTGATGACCCAAACAGCATAATTACCAGAAAACACGAGGTAGAGATTGAGTTCTCATGTCGttttgagaagaaaaacaacgTCTCACTGGAGTTCACTGCACGGAGACACACAACCACCATCACCGAGAGAGGCTTTGGAACCCTCACCTACAGCTTTGGGCTCTTCAGAACAGCAAACTACTACAAAGAAATAGACGTGATCGCATATCCAGCAGAGTATGAGCTTGGGGAGATGATTTACATGCAGATTGAATCCCAGTCTTCAATCAACAATACTGAGCTTTTCGTCGAATCATGTGTAGCGACACCATTCAATGACCCCAACTATCAAACGTCCTACACAATCATTCAAGACGG GTGCATCTTGGATGAAACAGTAGAGTTCTACACAAGCCACCAGCCAATGGTCCGCTTTGGCCTGCAGGCCTTCCAATTTATTGGAAAGCATGAGCAG GTGTTCATCAGCTGTTCGGTGATTCTGTGTGAGGCAAACAATCCCAACACCCGCTGCTCTCAGGGCTGCGTCAACAGCACAGTCACTCCACCGTCCCACCACCATCGCAAAAGAGAGGCTCCCATCCAGACCGGCAGTCACTTGGTCTCCCAGGGGCCCCTGCGACTGAAGAGGAGTGTAGAGGGTGAAG TGTCCTCCAGTGTCTTAAACCTGAACATAGTTTTCATTGCCGGATGTCTCCTAGCAGCTGTTGGCATGGTGTGTGGTGTTCTCATCTACAAAATCAGGAGACCAGAGGTCAAATATCAACCTCTTCAGACAAATGACATTTAA